Below is a window of Raphanus sativus cultivar WK10039 unplaced genomic scaffold, ASM80110v3 Scaffold0900, whole genome shotgun sequence DNA.
GGTTTCCTTTGTCCGGATATACTCTTTCCACCTGATAGCCTGATTTTACCGTATATTTTCCATTGTTAGTAAAATGCCAACCCTCCTTATTTTccataatatttttactaagtGGTATGCTTTCAATAATTTTCGCATCCAATGGGTCCACCAAAACCCTAATGGCTTGTGAGTTCCAAGTTCTAGAACCTGGAACAATAAGAGATTCCACCGTAACAACAAGCTTTTACTTAGTCTTTTTCGTTTGGGTAATACTTCACCAATTTTGACAgatctaaaaaaaatttcaggattattaaatcatttattttatgttatcttTATTCTAACtatttatgtttgttttgtttttctttaaattattgtatgcatctttatgtaaaattattaactAATCCTTTATGGAATATCtaaagataaaatattaaagattcaaaaataaaatattaaaaattcaaaagactattttataaataaaaaaagtcaaCTTCAAAATGGATGAATTGGTAaaattactctataaatggagtaaccctatctattatttgaaaatgaagtggtattaaaaatattttactccatgataatatttgaaatagaaaataaagtaGGATTAAAGATGCATGTCTTTAAACAACATTAACATTAATGCAGATAAAACAAACATGTGTAAGTTTGAGTTAAACACATAGCGCAGTTGACAAGTATTTCAATCAATCCAAGTTTTTTTGTGAACAAACGAGAATTAatcttaaagaaaacaaaaaagcaaaATGTAGTGAGGtaaatactcatttaaaattttttatttatgtgaatgaataattttacaatttttatacatgtatttatagcAGCctcaaatttgattttttccCTAGAATTAAATActtatctaaaaaattaaaattttctaaattaaaaaaaaagtataccGTACTGCATGTTATCTTCCCTGCGCCTCCGCATTCCCCAAATGTCAATTTTGATGACAAAATTTATCTGTCTTGCGCCTACATCGCCCATATTCGGTCGGCTAAGCGTTGTGTATATGTGTTGTCTCTCAATCTAGACAAGCTTTGACTGATAGGCACGACCTGAATCAGACCCGGTTATGGACATATAGCTAAATGAAACATGAGTTAATATATAATCATAGACCCCCTTAGTttgttaaaaacatattttcatttttttaattaaattgtcTATGGTTCCAAATTCTTAGCTTTTCTTGAATGTCAACTCATCTATGCAGAAactatttcatttatttttcgaactaactttttatatttgattgattgatCCTATAGTTCACGGTAGACTTTAGAAACATTAGAACATTTTTAGCAAACCTCTCGAAGTTTTGCAGTGATTTTATAACGACTTGTTTCATGCATAAAACTTTTGTCACAAAGAAGGAACAAAttatctctgtttttttgttcttgataACTCAACATCAAACTCATGATCATCACATTTTTCACGTGCAAAAAATACAAGTTATCACGCAGTATTCGAAATATTCTTATAGCAACGGTTTATGCTGATTTAGTCTCACCGATTTGGCTAGTCGAACGGTTCATTTATGTATAGTATCATAAAAccaaaaactgaaaacaaaagtTGTTTCTATTCATGTGTAACATATAAGAACACACATGCATATATTACATACCAAAAAGGAACACTAATATATACTTACAAAAGCTTGAAAAATCAATAAGATCGTGACATTTGGTCGAGAATGATGGTCAATGCCATGGCCACACGAGGCTCCATCTCCGCTTCAACTATAAGTTTAAACACATCTTTGCCAAAGGAACCTCCTCCAACCATTGCATCTTTCTTCTTGATCTCTGCCGTTTTCTTCTTGTCCCTCTTCACGTCCACTATTTTGCAGCTTCTCTGACCATATGATCCTTCAATCTCGTATAGTACTGTCTTCTTGGAGCTAACCCACGCCAAGCTCTTCTTGTTTGTTAATATGCTAACGTTTTTCTTTGCCGTAAATAATGGATCTCTTTGCGTTTCTCCATCGTATACCGCCCAACAATCTCCTAGGCTCAACTTCTGatcaaataaaacaagaaaaaaggaaattcaAGACTAGTTTCATAAAAAGGATTCACCACCAACGATAAATTGGCCTAGTGGCTAAAACTCTTGGATTATAAAAAGTACCTTGCGGCGGATGGAGAGGAGAGGTAAGCCGGAAGCGTCCATAAGGACGATGTTGTCTCTAGGAGAATTCATGTAGTTGTCAACCCTAA
It encodes the following:
- the LOC108846208 gene encoding protein LURP-one-related 8-like, producing the protein MTKVHPKFPNTYEESLCDSKAAVVLTVWKKSLLFNCDGFTVYNSDGHLVFRVDNYMNSPRDNIVLMDASGLPLLSIRRKKLSLGDCWAVYDGETQRDPLFTAKKNVSILTNKKSLAWVSSKKTVLYEIEGSYGQRSCKIVDVKRDKKKTAEIKKKDAMVGGGSFGKDVFKLIVEAEMEPRVAMALTIILDQMSRSY